One Ananas comosus cultivar F153 linkage group 23, ASM154086v1, whole genome shotgun sequence genomic window carries:
- the LOC109728196 gene encoding uncharacterized protein LOC109728196 isoform X3, with amino-acid sequence MISVNDDREDLHFRKAEFDPEDCPRDCLRPCEMVCPADAILLESSSKGNKSLQSDSSCDKIKSGVITERCYGCGRCLSICPYDKIRAVTYVRDPSLTSHLLSRDDVDAIEIHTSGRGTDLFSDLWSSLGDSLDHVKLIAVSLPDVGPSTVAVMNAIYSIMESHPCRYNLWQLDGRPMSGDIGRGATREAIAFAVRLASTQDKPHGFYQVAGGTNSHTIDCLKKVGLFQAVNFPERSSETSGAAKLDGSQQALIGGIAYGGYARKIVGRVLRKIPTQHGHARIEDHLEFLLEALKEASSLLGPVKCYDEYLT; translated from the exons ATGATTAGCGTCAATGATGATCGAGAAGACCTCCACTTCCGTAAAGCTG AATTCGATCCTGAGGATTGCCCGCGTGATTGTTTGAGGCCGTGTGAAATGGTCTGCCCTGCTGATGCAATATTACTAGAGAGTTCGTCAAAGGGGAACAAGTCTCTACAAAGTGATTCCTCATGTGATAAAATTAAG AGCGGAGTGATAACAGAACGATGCTACGGGTGTGGTCGGTGCTTGTCCATTTGTCCTTATGACAAAATAA GAGCTGTGACTTATGTTAGGGATCCTTCTTTGACATCTCATCTTTTAAGTAGAGATGATGTGGATGCGATAGAAATACATACGAGTGGGAG GGGCACTGATTTGTTCAGTGATTTGTGGAGTAGCTTGGGTGATTCACTTGACCATGTGAAATTAATTGCA GTTAGTTTGCCTGATGTTGGTCCATCAACAGTTGCTGTGATGAATGCTATATACTCAATTATGGAGTCTCACCCTTGTAGGTACAATCTGTGGCAG TTAGATGGCCGGCCAATGAGCGGCGACATCGGTCGAGGTGCGACAAGAGAAGCGATTGCTTTTGCAGTTCGTTTGGCTTCTACACAGGATAAGCCTCATG GGTTTTATCAGGTGGCTGGTGGGACCAACTCTCACACTATAGATTGCCTAAAGAAAGTGGGTCTGTTCCAAGCAGTGAACTTTCCTG AACGATCTTCGGAGACGAGTGGTGCAGCCAAATTGGATGGTTCTCAGCAAGCTTTGATTGGCGGGATAGCCTACGGTGGTTATGCTCGAAAG ATCGTAGGCAGGGTTCTTCGCAAGATTCCGACACAACATGGCCACGCGCGCATCGAGGATCACCTGGAGTTCCTTTTGGAGGCTCTGAAAGAAGCCTCCTCATTGTTGGGGCCTGTTAAGTGCTACGACGAATATCTGACCTGA
- the LOC109727788 gene encoding huntingtin-interacting protein K yields MVMAGGEEEGAVERVVENSKDLQEQSKALDKLTDRVEEDRQLDSTRVQEAMAALASAKEADWNAMRMREKELAAVKINPIDVDIIANELELDKKVAERTLREHKGDAVAAIRSLLR; encoded by the exons atggTAATGGcggggggagaggaggagggtgcGGTGGAGAGGGTGGTGGAGAACTCGAAGGATCTCCAGGAGCAGAGCAAAGCCCTAGACAAGCTCACCGACCGCGTCGAGGAGGATCGGCAACTCGACTCCACCCGCGTCCAAGAG GCCATGGCAGCTCTTGCTTCAGCTAAAGAAGCCGACTGGAATGCCATGAGAATGCG GGAGAAAGAACTTGCTGCTGTGAAGATCAATCCTATTGATGTGGATATAATCGCAAACGAGCTCGAG TTGGACAAGAAGGTGGCGGAAAGAACATTGCGGGAGCATAAAGGCGACGCCGTCGCAGCCATTCGCTCCTTACTTCGTTAG
- the LOC109728052 gene encoding dual specificity protein kinase shkB-like yields MESPSEELMKKIQDLEAGQALLQRQISKLIPGGAAAAAEVESGDGASRSPELGRAALPDATPAPAPAPVPSGRSVRPRAGSASTPAVVSCGLSERQCLRVLQLMGQAVHIFDPYGRIIYWNRSAEHLYGYSASEALGQDATELLFDACDFNIASDIIHHVTTGGSWSGKFAVKNKLGQKFLAIATNTPFYDDDGTLVGIICVSSDSRSFQQIAGPSVDTKPQPNLFSNRLGIASANKGGSDQPPLQVAIASKITNLATKVTNKVRSLKKGENGTECESGSGDSQVSDHNAVSSDHKEQGTSIEVSNEKSPQKASKDNNEETEGKVGLHKILSSKAEALFAKKGNLWPWKGNEDEDPDAKNRLLWPWSHIENESDHNHPKQEGQVVEINRTGNNEVTGSWSSLNANSTSSVSSSGSASSSIVQKLDLETDCLDYEILWEDLAIGEQIGQGSCGTVYHALWYGSDVAVKVFSRQEYSDDVILSFRQEVSLMKKLRHPNILLFMGAVTSPQRLCIVTEFLPRGSLFRMLQKNTTKLDWRRRTQMALDIARGMNYLHHCNPPIIHRDLKSSNLLVDRNWTVKVGDFGLSRLKRETYLTTKSGKGTPQWMAPEVLRNEPSDEKSDVYSYGVILWELVTEKIPWDSLNSMQVIGAVGFMNQRLELPSDLDPQWVSMIESCWHSDPKCRPTFQEIMERLKDLQRQQIMQSQTLRNAGKLSIQD; encoded by the exons ATGGAGAGCCCCTCCGAGGAGCTGATGAAGAAGATCCAGGATCTCGAGGCGGGGCAGGCGCTTCTGCAGCGGCAGATCTCCAAGCTCATccccggcggcgccgccgcggccgctgaGGTGGAGAGCGGCGACGGCGCCTCCCGGAGCCCGGAACTGGGCCGCGCCGCGCTTCCCGATGcgacgccggcgccggcgccagcGCCCGTGCCCTCGGGGCGTTCGGTGAGGCCGCGTGCGGGGTCGGCGTCGACACCGGCGGTGGTGTCGTGTGGGTTGTCGGAGAGGCAGTGCTTGAGGGTTCTGCAGTTGATGGGGCAAGCGGTGCACATATTCGATCCCTACGGCCGGATCATATACTG GAACCGGTCTGCAGAACATCTCTACGGTTATTCTGCATCAGAAGCGCTAGGTCAGGATGCCACCGAGCTACTCTTTGATGCCTGTGACTTCAACATTGCAAGTGACATCATCCATCACGTAACAACGGGGGGGAGCTGGTCAGGGAAGTTTGCTGTTAAGAACAAACTAGGGCAGAAATTTTTAGCTATTGCCACCAATACCCCTTTCTATGATGATGATGGTACTTTAGTTGGCATCATTTGTGTGTCAAGCGATTCACGTTCCTTTCAGCAAATTGCTGGCCCTTCAGTTGATACAAAGCCCCAACCAAATCTCTTCAGTAATCGACTTGGAATTGCTTCAGCAAATAAAGGCGGTTCTGATCAACCACCTCTGCAAGTTGCTATTGCCTCTAAGATTACAAATCTG GCTACTAAGGTCACGAACAAAGTCCGTTCTCTTAAAAAGGGTGAAAATGGCACAGAATGCGAAAGTGGTAGTGGTGATAGTCAAGTTTCCGACCACAATGCTGTTTCCTCAGACCATAAGGAGCAAGGAACATCAATTGAAGTGAGCAATGAAAAGTCTCCTCAGAAAGCAAGCAAGGATAATAATGAGGAGACCGAAGGGAAAGTAGGGCTCCACAAGATTTTAAGCTCAAAGGCCGAGGCATTATTTGCTAAAAAAGGAAATTTGTGGCCATGGAAAGGGAATGAAGATGAGGATCCAGATGCAAAAAATCGACTCCTTTGGCCTTGGTCGCATATTGAAAATGAAAGCGATCACAATCATCCAAAGCAAGAAGGACAAGTAGTTGAAATCAACAGAACTGGCAACAATGAAGTGACCGGCTCGTGGTCTTCTTTGAATGCTAATAGTACTAGCAGTGTTAGCAGCAGCGGAAGTGCTAGTAGCAGCATTGTCCAGAAATTAGATTTGGAAACCGACTGTTTAGACTATGAGATTCTGTGGGAGGACCTCGCAATTGGAGAACAAATAGGTCAAG GTTCTTGTGGAACGGTATACCATGCTCTATGGTATGGTTCG GATGTTGCAGTTAAAGTGTTCTCAAGGCAGGAATATTCAGACGATGTTATACTTTCATTTAGACAAGAG GTATCTTTAATGAAGAAGCTGCGACATCCAAATATACTACTATTCATGGGTGCAGTTACCTCTCCTCAACGCCTTTGTATTGTGACAGAGTTTCTTCCCCG AGGGAGCTTATTCCGGATGCTTCAAAAGAACACTACCAAGCTGGATTGGAGACGGCGCACTCAAATGGCTTTAGATATT GCAAGGGGCATGAATTATCTTCACCACTGCAACCCACCCATAATTCATCGTGATCTGAAGTCATCAAATCTGTTAGTCGATAGGAATTGGACTGTTAAG GTTGGGGACTTTGGTCTTTCACGACTCAAGCGTGAAACTTATTTGACAACAAAATCTGGGAAAGGAACT CCACAATGGATGGCACCAGAAGTTCTTCGAAATGAACCTTCGGATGAAAA GTCCGATGTTTATAGCTATGGGGTAATACTCTGGGAACTTGTCACTGAGAAGATCCCTTGGGATAGTCTTAATTCAATGCAG GTCATAGGAGCCGTAGGGTTTATGAATCAGAGGTTGGAGCTCCCAAGCGACCTGGATCCTCAGTGGGTGTCGATGATCGAGAGTTGTTGGCACAG TGATCCAAAGTGCCGGCCGACATTCCAGGAGATAATGGAAAGACTTAAAGATTTGCAGAGGCAACAGATAATGCAGTCTCAGACGCTGCGGAACGCAGGAAAGCTAAGCATTCAGGATTAA